A genomic segment from Necator americanus strain Aroian chromosome III, whole genome shotgun sequence encodes:
- a CDS encoding hypothetical protein (NECATOR_CHRIII.G9627.T1) — protein MHGEPPPESIKPEAPFHFGGKNGLDPLLLGSVGILLSALFFIIYRLIKLQWDEAAARRRTEALLAMAEDDERENRREAQMAGGRRRNVRRRVQHDADDFVNEMLGPADPEADDSAGEGVVPMFETDEKIGKRKAAKLQAKAEKKAQREQELIEREERKRREKEKEEKLEQERERERLEEEAEQERLRKEKEEREKRELEEYLALKESFAVEEEGFDQLEEEESANLMKEFVDYVKKSKVVNMDELAAHFGLKSDEAISRLHYFLDNGLLEGVMDDRGKFIYITDEELEAVAKFINQRGRVTIHELAQYSNKLIRLEGEA, from the exons ATGCATGGTGAACCTCCTCCCGAAAGTATAAAGCCAGAAGCACCGTTCCATTTTGGAGGTAAGAATGGGCTCGATCCTTTACTTCTCGGTTCCGTTGGAATACTACTGTCggc tcttttcttcataatctaccgTTTGATAAAATTACAATGGGATGAAGCAGCTGCTCGTCGACGAACAGAAGCTCTTCTAGCTATGGCAGAAGatgatgaaagagaaaatcgcAGAGAAGCACaaa tggcTGGTGGTCGCCGAAGAAATGTTCGTCGACGAGTGCAGCATGACGCTGATGATTTTGTCAATGAAATGCTCGGTCCTGCAGATCCAGAAGCAGACG ATTCCGCTGGCGAAGGCGTCGTACCAATGTTCGAAACCGATGAGAAAATCGGTAAAAGGAAAGCAGCGAAGTTGCAAgcaaaagcagaaaagaaagccCAGAGGGAGCAG GAACTCATCGAACGTGAAGAACgcaagagaagagagaaagaaaaagaagagaaacttgAGCAGGAAAGAGAAAGGGAACGCCTTGAAGAGGAAGCGGAACAAGAACGACTAaggaaggagaaagaagaacggGAAAAACGAGAATTAGAGGAGTACCTGGCG CTGAAAGAGTCCTTCGCTGTGGAAGAAGAAGGATTCGACCAactcgaagaagaagaatcagCTAACTTGATGAAAGAATTTGTGGATTACGTAAAGAAGAGCAAG GTCGTTAACATGGATGAGTTAGCCGCTCACTTTGGTCTGAAATCCGATGAAGCTATTTCACGACTACATTATTTTCTCGATAACGGTCTCCTTGAAGGTGTTATGGATGACCGTGGGAAGTTTATATACATCACCGATGAGGAATTGGAAGCTG TAGCCAAGTTCATCAATCAAAGAGGAAGGGTCACCATACATGAACTAGCTCAATACAGCAACAAACTTATTCGTTTGGAAGGTGAAGCGTGA